From Tiliqua scincoides isolate rTilSci1 chromosome 2, rTilSci1.hap2, whole genome shotgun sequence, the proteins below share one genomic window:
- the SLC16A6 gene encoding monocarboxylate transporter 7, which yields MTVKEARMSCIAPNVYTKVPDGGWGWIVAFAFFFVEALTYGIIKSFGVFFTDLVQSFDESNSRISWIISICVFVLTFTAPLSTVLSKRYSHRLVVMIGGFLISTGMVAGSFARTVVEMYISIGIVSGLGYCLAFLPTVTILSQYFDKRRSLVTAVASTGECFAVFSFAPAITALKEHIGWRYSLLFVGLLQLGIVACGSLLRPIIIKAQEAVNVSPVEEQRETKYMLENEQTRTSIDSIDSGVQVTTSPYNMPVDAKLELKSEEPKESIEMLTEATTISTDEPKTQFLDFSVMKDYSFICYALFGLFATLGFFAPSLYIIPLSISLGIDKDHSAYILSAMAIAEVFGRISAGWVLNKKPIRKIYIELICVILLDIALFAFPLAYEFWGLMMCSIFFGFMLGTVAGTHIPMLAEDDVVGIEKMSSAAGVYVFIQSLSGLAGPPLAGVLVDTTKNYSSAFYSCASGMLLAAVFLSLVRPCKKMQHQSKKQPANKSVSESLQDEPDDFIEADFGKNEDSVRGCDRMP from the exons ATGACTGTCAAAGAAGCAAGGATGTCATGCATTGCTCCAAATGTTTATACTAAAGTGCCTGATGGAGGATGGGGCTGGATTGTGGCTTTTGCTTTCTTCTTCGTGGAGGCCCTGACttatggtatcatcaagtctttCGGAGTCTTCTTTACAGACTTGGTGCAAAGTTTTGATGAAAGCAACAGCAGGATATCATGGATTATCTCAATCTGTGTATTTGTACTAACATTTACAG cTCCTCTCTCTACAGTATTATCTAAACGTTACAGTCACCGTCTTGTGGTGATGATTGGAGGGTTCCTGATCAGTACTGGAATGGTTGCAGGCTCTTTCGCACGCACAGTTGTTGAAATGTACATTTCAATTGGCATAGTCTCAG GTTTAGGATACTGCCTTGCTTTTCTCCCAACTGTCACCATCCTGTCACAGTACTTTGACAAAAGGCGTTCATTAGTCACAGCAGTGGCTTCTACAGGAGAATGTTTTGCAGTCTTTTCTTTTGCACCAG CTATAACTGCTTTGAAGGAACATATTGGTTGGAGATACAGTCTCCTGTTTGTTGGACTGCTGCAGCTTGGAATTGTTGCCTGTGGATCGCTACTGCGACCAATCATAATCaaagcacaggaagcagtgaatgtaTCACCAGTGGAAGAGCAAAGAGAAACAAAATATATGCTTGAAAATGAGCAGACACGCACCTCAATAGATTCCATTGACTCAGGAGTACAAGTAACTACCTCACCTTACAACATGCCTGTAGATGCCAAATTGGAACTGAAAAGTGAAGAACCAAAGGAAAGCATAGAGATGCTCACAGAAGCTACAACCATCTCTACAGATGAGCCAAAAACCCAATTCCTGGACTTTTCTGTGATGAAAGACTATAGTTTTATTTGTTACGcactttttggtttgtttgctacTCTGGGATTCTTTGCTCCATCCCTATACATCATTCCTCTTAGTATAAGCCTTGGCATTGACAAGGATCACTCAGCATACATCCTGTCAGCCATGGCAATTGCTGAAGTTTTTGGCAGAATCAGCGCTGGCTGGGTCCTCAACAAAAAACCTATCCGAAAAATTTACATAGAACTCATCTGTGTCATCCTATTGGATATTGCCCTCTTTGCTTTCCCTCTTGCTTATGAATTTTGGGGACTAATGATGTGTAGCATTTTCTTTGGGTTCATGCTTGGAACTGTGGCAGGCACGCACATTCCTATGCTAGCTGAAGACGATGTGGTCGGCATCGAGAAGATGTCCTCTGCTGCAGGGGTTTACGTATTTATTCAAAGCTTATCAGGGTTGGCTGGACCACCCCTTGCAG GTGTTCTGGTGGATACCACAAAGAACTACAGCTCTGCATTCTATTCCTGTGCTTCTGGGATGCTGTTAGCAGCAGTGTTCCTTTCTTTAGTGAGGCCTTGCAAGAAGATGCAGCATCAAAGTAAGAAGCAACCAGCAAACAAGAGCGTGTCAGAGTCATTACAGGATGAGCCAGATGACTTTATAGAAGCTGACTTTGGAAAAAATGAGGATTCTGTGAGAGGTTGCGATCGCATGCCCTAA